From Echeneis naucrates chromosome 7, fEcheNa1.1, whole genome shotgun sequence, one genomic window encodes:
- the ccdc30 gene encoding coiled-coil domain-containing protein 30 isoform X4 — MDHEEVKFVWTEVDQISKRLQEDGMPPAASAEERQCHLWQQLLRSEAKVQSATQELQTLRTQQASEMKEVESYVAHIRGLLEERECLTADYERENEHLCHELHKIRQQQESQSKELAEMLAQEDLGEMGLSSPSEQVAYLLVERATLLERLEAAERRLESQSLASNLREGSQEEHIHHMTEEELRQQREDVQKSIDTMTKQSSSQSPWKKLFGLRRSGQTKHNITPAQSEEVSQERNERQRLVQDLEEASRRLAMAHQDIRRLTNELDVAKNNNLDSSGSGVQGMVQEVEILRREVDKLKHSDMMKLQRAKEQNERLDAENRALRERVRTIESEKKNLQEQLTIHNANQAVRNEEDRKDKGINCVPQNNLSDLSAQENIHKRCHEAMEDGLVKVRELQRQLQRLRKDQEELEERNEELEALLGEAQNASKEETHRHEGELEGLHRRIKSLEAELKKQDPHDKIMKNGEEVKATESYLKLHLRNSSQERLALLEARLTEEKDWRKQLEVDLSAAQAALKKDKEALQIGERELKKLRLEVNSLQTECQQGKTLIKSLTQVKGEKACLEEKLAQMERAHSRLQSELKHCKDSNWTQEDRKESRLQVDQLQEQADHLTAELSSLQTAHNTLRDEMVSERRQTAELEAKLCSSVQEKLAAEGERERLELEIQRLNEQLKWHQNQLSSTKEALISSQKLELLHTAHVESRLNPLEPAKNENMDQQELNHLQTKLEEEQHLASQQQLALQARVSEAQARIKSLNSVLSQKAEEAKQMKQDMQRAQNLFTSAERELRYEKEKNMDLKRHNTLLDQENLKLCAELKQVQTKVVQLEQTVHTQMAESESHQQKIRELELELARNSTNRSATTNLQEDLEAERARLIAADKKVLELQQQLKNAQHQLRLEEARAGESSRLERDSRDLSDTLSALKAQQQEEHITRKLLEQREEELQQQVRSLRLKEVSLTRTNTEISHRAQQLDTRLSILEAELSKAKEEARDSQKSNQRLQEELSASQQECDRLQGELQEVLLQLDTHVRKYNEKQSQHKIKLRQAKQVFLKTTAQRDHTIQKLENDLLLASSLSHKEKERIHTVMEENEKLLEEKRELLRKINEAEEMGSNSMRTASTVQHRVNVLEVENRQLQDRTLKLSNQVGSLERALRNLQSFYSLETVKKVLPSESLCDGVLHASALSLTSGTCDPLDILDKLCRVKVGERMLVDGTRASISTQQLSEQGYLNLTSPLVPPEARATEDSSISNDKA, encoded by the exons ATGGATCATGAAGAGGTAAAATTT GTGTGGACAGAGGTTGACCAGATTTCTAAGCGACTTCAAGAGGATGGCATGCCTCCAGCGGCCAGTGCAGAGGAACGGCAGTGTCATTTGTGGCAGCAGCTTCTTAGAAGCGAGGCAAAAGTTCAGTCAGCCACACAGGAGCTGCAGACTTTACGAACCCAGCAGGCCAGTGAGATGAAGGAG GTGGAGAGCTATGTTGCACATATTCGTGGGCTGTTGGAAGAGCGTGAATGTCTGACAGCAGACTATGAGCGAGAGAATGAACACTTGTGTCATGAacttcacaagatcagacaacAACAAG AGAGCCAGAGCAAAGAACTGGCAGAGATGCTGGCTCAGGAAGACCTTGGGGAGATGGGTCTGAGCAGTCCCAGTGAGCAAGTGGCTTACTTGCTGGTAGAAAGGGCTACACTGCTTGAAAGGCTGGAGGCTGCTGAAAGGAGACTGGAAAGTCAGAGCCTTGCTAGCAACTTGAGGGAGGGCTCCCAGGAG GAGCATATTCACCACATGACGGAGGAGGAGTtaaggcagcagagagaggatgTACAGAAAAGCATAGATACCATGACAAAG cagtCCTCATCCCAAAGTCCATGGAAGAAGCTCTTTGGGCTCCGCAGGTCTGGTCAGACCAAACACAATATTACCCCT GCCCAAAGTGAGGAGGTCTCACAGGAGCGAAATGAGCGCCAGCGGCTAGTGCAAGACCTGGAAGAGGCATCTAGGAGGCTGGCGATGGCTCATCAGGATATCCGCAGACTCACCAATGAACTGGATGtggccaaaaacaacaacctagACTCGAGTG GATCTGGAGTTCAGGGAATGGTCCAAGAAGTAGAAATCCTGAGGAGGGAAGTGGACAAACTGAAACATTCTG ATATGATGAAGCTTCAGCGGGCCAAAGAGCAAAACGAAAGACTAGATGCTGAGAACAGAGCTCTGCGGGAGCGAGTCCGCACCATAgagtctgaaaagaaaaatctccaGGAACAG TTAACAATTCATAATGCAAACCAAGCTGTTCGAAATGAAGAGGATCGAAAGGACAAGGGTATTAATTGTGTACCACAAAACAATCTCTCTGACTTGTCAGCTCAGGAGAATATTCACAAACG GTGTCATGAGGCAATGGAAGATGGGCTTGTGAAGGTGAGGGAGCTGCAACGGCAACTCCAAAGGCTACGCAAAGATcaggaagagctggaggagaggaatGAGGAGCTGGAGGCCCTGCTGGGGGAGGCCCAGAATGCCAGCAAGGAGGAAACTCATCGCCATGAGGGTGAACTGGAGGGACTGCACAGAAGG ATTAAAAGCCTGGAGGCAGAGCTGAAGAAGCAGGATCCCCATGATAAAATAATGAAGAATGGAGAAGAGGTCAAAGCTACAGAGTCCTACTTAAAGCTG CATCTCAGGAACAGCAGCCAGGAGAGACTGGCCCTGCTGGAGGCACGCCTGACTGAAGAGAAGGATTGGAGGAAACAGTTGGAGGTTGACCTCAGTGCGGCCCAGGCTGCCctcaaaaaagacaaagag gctttgcaAATAGGTGAGCGGGAGCTGAAGAAGCTCAGACTGGAGGTCAACAGCCTCCAGACAGAGTGCCAACAAGGGAAAACGCTCATCAAGAGCCTTACCCAAGTCAAAGGGGAAAAAGCATGTCTCGAGGAAAAG TTGGCCCAGATGGAGCGTGCCCACAGCCGACTTCAGAGTGAGCTGAAGCACTGTAAGGATAGTAACTGGACCCAGGAGGATCGGAAGGAAAGCAGGCTTCAAGTTGACCAACTGCAGGAGCAGGCTGATCATCTGACTGCTGAACTGAGCAGCCTCCAGACAGCACACAATACTCTTAG AGATGAAATGGTTTCTGAGCGGCGGCAGACTGCAGAACTTGAAGCCAAGCTGTGCTCTAGTGTCCAGGAGAAGCTGGCAgcagagggggaaagagagagactggagCTTGAGATACAGCGCCTCAATGAGCAGCTCAAGTGGCATCAAAACCAGCTCTCTTCTACAAAAGAAGCACTTATAAGCAGCCAGAAGCTTGAACTCCTCCACACAGCTCATGTAGAATCCAGGCTTAACCCACTAGAGCCtgccaaaaatgaaaacatggatCAG CAGGAGCTGAATCATCTGCAAACAAAGCTGGAAGAGGAGCAGCACTTGgcctctcagcagcagctggccCTGCAGGCCCGGGTCAGTGAAGCTCAGGCACGCATCAAG TCCCTCAACTCAGTGCTCAGCCAGAAGGCAGAAGAGGCTAAACAGATGAAGCAAGACATGCAGAGGGCCCAGAACCTGTTTacatcagcagagagagagctgcgctatgagaaagagaagaacatgGACTTGAAGAGGCACAACACCCTGCTGGACCAGGAAAACCTCAAG CTTTGTGCAGAGTTGAagcaggtccagaccaaggTGGTCCAATTGGAGCAGACTGTCCATACTCAAATGGCTGAGAGTGAAAGTCACCAGCAGAAAATCAGGGAACTGGAGCTGGAACTCGCACGCAACTCTACAAATCGCAGTGCAACCACTAATCTACAGGAGGACCTTGAGGCTGAGAGGGCCCGGCTTATTGCTGCTGACAAGAAG GTgttagagctgcagcagcagcttaagAATGCTCAGCACCAGCTGCGTCTGGAGGAGGCTCGGGCCGGGGAGAGCAGCCGCCTGGAGCGGGACAGCAGGGATTTGTCTGACACCTTGTCAGCCCTGAAGgcccagcagcaggaggagcacATCACCAG GAAGCTTTTAGAGCAGCGTGAGGAGgaattgcagcagcaggtgcgCTCCTTGAGGCTGAAGGAGGTCTCCCTGACTAGAACCAACACAGAGATAAGCCACCGTGCCCAGCAGCTGGACACCCGTCTGTCCATCCTAGAGGCTGAGCTTAGCAAGGCCAAAGAGGAG GCAAGAGACAGCCAGAAGTCCAATCAAAGACTGCAGGAGGAGCTTTCAGCCAGTCAACAGGAGTGTGACAGACTACAGGGGGAGCTGCAGGAGGTTCTCCTCCAACTGGACACTCACGTCAG GAAGTACAACGAAAAGCAGAGTCAACACAAGATTAAACTGCGTCAGGCCAAGCAAGTATTTCTAAAGACGACAGCACAGAGAGACCACACAATCCAGAAACTGGAGAATGACCTTTTGCTGGCTTCCAGCCTCTCCCACAAG GAGAAGGAAAGAATCCACACAGTGATGGAGGAAAATGAGAAGCTTTTGGAAGAGAAGAGGGAACTGTTGAGGAAGATAAATGAGGCAGAGGAAATGGGCAGTAATAGCATGAGGACTGCATCAACGGTTCAACACAG GGTCAACGTTTTAGAAGTGGAAAACAGACAGTTACAGGATCGAACCTTGAAGCTCTCCAATCAAGTTGGTTCCTTGGAGCGTGCCCTGAGGAATCTTCAGTCGTTCTACAGCCTGGAG ACTGTCAAGAAAGTCCTGCCTTCTGAAAGTCTCTGTGACGGGGTCCTACATGCATCTGCCTTAAG TCTGACGTCAGGAACCTGTGACCCGTTGGACATCCTGGACAAACTCTGCCGTGTGAAGGTGGGTGAGCGAATGCTAGTGGATGGCACCCGAGCATCTATCTCCACACAGCAGCTATCAGAACAGGGTTACCTGAATCTCACCTCCCCATTAGTTCCTCCAGAGGCTAGAGCAACAGAGGATAGCTCTATTAGCAATGACAAAGCATGA
- the ccdc30 gene encoding coiled-coil domain-containing protein 30 isoform X3, with product MDHEEVWTEVDQISKRLQEDGMPPAASAEERQCHLWQQLLRSEAKVQSATQELQTLRTQQASEMKEVESYVAHIRGLLEERECLTADYERENEHLCHELHKIRQQQESQSKELAEMLAQEDLGEMGLSSPSEQVAYLLVERATLLERLEAAERRLESQSLASNLREGSQEEHIHHMTEEELRQQREDVQKSIDTMTKQSSSQSPWKKLFGLRRSGQTKHNITPAQSEEVSQERNERQRLVQDLEEASRRLAMAHQDIRRLTNELDVAKNNNLDSSGSGVQGMVQEVEILRREVDKLKHSDMMKLQRAKEQNERLDAENRALRERVRTIESEKKNLQEQLTIHNANQAVRNEEDRKDKGINCVPQNNLSDLSAQENIHKRCHEAMEDGLVKVRELQRQLQRLRKDQEELEERNEELEALLGEAQNASKEETHRHEGELEGLHRRIKSLEAELKKQDPHDKIMKNGEEVKATESYLKLHLRNSSQERLALLEARLTEEKDWRKQLEVDLSAAQAALKKDKEALQIGERELKKLRLEVNSLQTECQQGKTLIKSLTQVKGEKACLEEKLAQMERAHSRLQSELKHCKDSNWTQEDRKESRLQVDQLQEQADHLTAELSSLQTAHNTLRDEMVSERRQTAELEAKLCSSVQEKLAAEGERERLELEIQRLNEQLKWHQNQLSSTKEALISSQKLELLHTAHVESRLNPLEPAKNENMDQLSCLKQELNHLQTKLEEEQHLASQQQLALQARVSEAQARIKSLNSVLSQKAEEAKQMKQDMQRAQNLFTSAERELRYEKEKNMDLKRHNTLLDQENLKLCAELKQVQTKVVQLEQTVHTQMAESESHQQKIRELELELARNSTNRSATTNLQEDLEAERARLIAADKKVLELQQQLKNAQHQLRLEEARAGESSRLERDSRDLSDTLSALKAQQQEEHITRKLLEQREEELQQQVRSLRLKEVSLTRTNTEISHRAQQLDTRLSILEAELSKAKEEARDSQKSNQRLQEELSASQQECDRLQGELQEVLLQLDTHVRKYNEKQSQHKIKLRQAKQVFLKTTAQRDHTIQKLENDLLLASSLSHKEKERIHTVMEENEKLLEEKRELLRKINEAEEMGSNSMRTASTVQHRVNVLEVENRQLQDRTLKLSNQVGSLERALRNLQSFYSLETVKKVLPSESLCDGVLHASALSLTSGTCDPLDILDKLCRVKVGERMLVDGTRASISTQQLSEQGYLNLTSPLVPPEARATEDSSISNDKA from the exons ATGGATCATGAAGAG GTGTGGACAGAGGTTGACCAGATTTCTAAGCGACTTCAAGAGGATGGCATGCCTCCAGCGGCCAGTGCAGAGGAACGGCAGTGTCATTTGTGGCAGCAGCTTCTTAGAAGCGAGGCAAAAGTTCAGTCAGCCACACAGGAGCTGCAGACTTTACGAACCCAGCAGGCCAGTGAGATGAAGGAG GTGGAGAGCTATGTTGCACATATTCGTGGGCTGTTGGAAGAGCGTGAATGTCTGACAGCAGACTATGAGCGAGAGAATGAACACTTGTGTCATGAacttcacaagatcagacaacAACAAG AGAGCCAGAGCAAAGAACTGGCAGAGATGCTGGCTCAGGAAGACCTTGGGGAGATGGGTCTGAGCAGTCCCAGTGAGCAAGTGGCTTACTTGCTGGTAGAAAGGGCTACACTGCTTGAAAGGCTGGAGGCTGCTGAAAGGAGACTGGAAAGTCAGAGCCTTGCTAGCAACTTGAGGGAGGGCTCCCAGGAG GAGCATATTCACCACATGACGGAGGAGGAGTtaaggcagcagagagaggatgTACAGAAAAGCATAGATACCATGACAAAG cagtCCTCATCCCAAAGTCCATGGAAGAAGCTCTTTGGGCTCCGCAGGTCTGGTCAGACCAAACACAATATTACCCCT GCCCAAAGTGAGGAGGTCTCACAGGAGCGAAATGAGCGCCAGCGGCTAGTGCAAGACCTGGAAGAGGCATCTAGGAGGCTGGCGATGGCTCATCAGGATATCCGCAGACTCACCAATGAACTGGATGtggccaaaaacaacaacctagACTCGAGTG GATCTGGAGTTCAGGGAATGGTCCAAGAAGTAGAAATCCTGAGGAGGGAAGTGGACAAACTGAAACATTCTG ATATGATGAAGCTTCAGCGGGCCAAAGAGCAAAACGAAAGACTAGATGCTGAGAACAGAGCTCTGCGGGAGCGAGTCCGCACCATAgagtctgaaaagaaaaatctccaGGAACAG TTAACAATTCATAATGCAAACCAAGCTGTTCGAAATGAAGAGGATCGAAAGGACAAGGGTATTAATTGTGTACCACAAAACAATCTCTCTGACTTGTCAGCTCAGGAGAATATTCACAAACG GTGTCATGAGGCAATGGAAGATGGGCTTGTGAAGGTGAGGGAGCTGCAACGGCAACTCCAAAGGCTACGCAAAGATcaggaagagctggaggagaggaatGAGGAGCTGGAGGCCCTGCTGGGGGAGGCCCAGAATGCCAGCAAGGAGGAAACTCATCGCCATGAGGGTGAACTGGAGGGACTGCACAGAAGG ATTAAAAGCCTGGAGGCAGAGCTGAAGAAGCAGGATCCCCATGATAAAATAATGAAGAATGGAGAAGAGGTCAAAGCTACAGAGTCCTACTTAAAGCTG CATCTCAGGAACAGCAGCCAGGAGAGACTGGCCCTGCTGGAGGCACGCCTGACTGAAGAGAAGGATTGGAGGAAACAGTTGGAGGTTGACCTCAGTGCGGCCCAGGCTGCCctcaaaaaagacaaagag gctttgcaAATAGGTGAGCGGGAGCTGAAGAAGCTCAGACTGGAGGTCAACAGCCTCCAGACAGAGTGCCAACAAGGGAAAACGCTCATCAAGAGCCTTACCCAAGTCAAAGGGGAAAAAGCATGTCTCGAGGAAAAG TTGGCCCAGATGGAGCGTGCCCACAGCCGACTTCAGAGTGAGCTGAAGCACTGTAAGGATAGTAACTGGACCCAGGAGGATCGGAAGGAAAGCAGGCTTCAAGTTGACCAACTGCAGGAGCAGGCTGATCATCTGACTGCTGAACTGAGCAGCCTCCAGACAGCACACAATACTCTTAG AGATGAAATGGTTTCTGAGCGGCGGCAGACTGCAGAACTTGAAGCCAAGCTGTGCTCTAGTGTCCAGGAGAAGCTGGCAgcagagggggaaagagagagactggagCTTGAGATACAGCGCCTCAATGAGCAGCTCAAGTGGCATCAAAACCAGCTCTCTTCTACAAAAGAAGCACTTATAAGCAGCCAGAAGCTTGAACTCCTCCACACAGCTCATGTAGAATCCAGGCTTAACCCACTAGAGCCtgccaaaaatgaaaacatggatCAG CTTTCATGTCTGAAGCAGGAGCTGAATCATCTGCAAACAAAGCTGGAAGAGGAGCAGCACTTGgcctctcagcagcagctggccCTGCAGGCCCGGGTCAGTGAAGCTCAGGCACGCATCAAG TCCCTCAACTCAGTGCTCAGCCAGAAGGCAGAAGAGGCTAAACAGATGAAGCAAGACATGCAGAGGGCCCAGAACCTGTTTacatcagcagagagagagctgcgctatgagaaagagaagaacatgGACTTGAAGAGGCACAACACCCTGCTGGACCAGGAAAACCTCAAG CTTTGTGCAGAGTTGAagcaggtccagaccaaggTGGTCCAATTGGAGCAGACTGTCCATACTCAAATGGCTGAGAGTGAAAGTCACCAGCAGAAAATCAGGGAACTGGAGCTGGAACTCGCACGCAACTCTACAAATCGCAGTGCAACCACTAATCTACAGGAGGACCTTGAGGCTGAGAGGGCCCGGCTTATTGCTGCTGACAAGAAG GTgttagagctgcagcagcagcttaagAATGCTCAGCACCAGCTGCGTCTGGAGGAGGCTCGGGCCGGGGAGAGCAGCCGCCTGGAGCGGGACAGCAGGGATTTGTCTGACACCTTGTCAGCCCTGAAGgcccagcagcaggaggagcacATCACCAG GAAGCTTTTAGAGCAGCGTGAGGAGgaattgcagcagcaggtgcgCTCCTTGAGGCTGAAGGAGGTCTCCCTGACTAGAACCAACACAGAGATAAGCCACCGTGCCCAGCAGCTGGACACCCGTCTGTCCATCCTAGAGGCTGAGCTTAGCAAGGCCAAAGAGGAG GCAAGAGACAGCCAGAAGTCCAATCAAAGACTGCAGGAGGAGCTTTCAGCCAGTCAACAGGAGTGTGACAGACTACAGGGGGAGCTGCAGGAGGTTCTCCTCCAACTGGACACTCACGTCAG GAAGTACAACGAAAAGCAGAGTCAACACAAGATTAAACTGCGTCAGGCCAAGCAAGTATTTCTAAAGACGACAGCACAGAGAGACCACACAATCCAGAAACTGGAGAATGACCTTTTGCTGGCTTCCAGCCTCTCCCACAAG GAGAAGGAAAGAATCCACACAGTGATGGAGGAAAATGAGAAGCTTTTGGAAGAGAAGAGGGAACTGTTGAGGAAGATAAATGAGGCAGAGGAAATGGGCAGTAATAGCATGAGGACTGCATCAACGGTTCAACACAG GGTCAACGTTTTAGAAGTGGAAAACAGACAGTTACAGGATCGAACCTTGAAGCTCTCCAATCAAGTTGGTTCCTTGGAGCGTGCCCTGAGGAATCTTCAGTCGTTCTACAGCCTGGAG ACTGTCAAGAAAGTCCTGCCTTCTGAAAGTCTCTGTGACGGGGTCCTACATGCATCTGCCTTAAG TCTGACGTCAGGAACCTGTGACCCGTTGGACATCCTGGACAAACTCTGCCGTGTGAAGGTGGGTGAGCGAATGCTAGTGGATGGCACCCGAGCATCTATCTCCACACAGCAGCTATCAGAACAGGGTTACCTGAATCTCACCTCCCCATTAGTTCCTCCAGAGGCTAGAGCAACAGAGGATAGCTCTATTAGCAATGACAAAGCATGA